A stretch of the Halorussus salinus genome encodes the following:
- a CDS encoding 30S ribosomal protein S15 — protein sequence MARMHTRRRGSSDSDKPVADDPPEWSDVDEDAIEERVVELAEQGHSPSQIGLKLRDEGVKGTPIPDVKLATGKKVTEILDENDADDDLPEDLYNLLERAVRLREHMDENPQDAQNKRALQNTQSKVRRLVDYYRGDELDADFKYSYENAKELLE from the coding sequence ATGGCACGAATGCACACCCGCCGCCGCGGCTCGTCGGACTCCGACAAGCCCGTGGCAGACGACCCGCCGGAGTGGAGCGACGTAGACGAAGACGCAATCGAGGAGCGCGTTGTCGAACTGGCAGAACAGGGCCACAGCCCGAGCCAGATCGGCCTGAAGCTTCGCGACGAGGGCGTGAAGGGCACGCCCATCCCCGACGTGAAGCTGGCGACCGGCAAGAAGGTCACCGAGATTCTCGACGAGAACGACGCCGACGACGACCTGCCGGAAGACCTCTACAACCTGCTCGAACGGGCCGTCCGTCTCCGCGAACATATGGACGAGAACCCGCAGGACGCCCAGAACAAGCGCGCGCTCCAGAACACCCAATCGAAGGTCCGCCGTCTCGTGGACTACTACCGCGGCGACGAACTCGACGCCGACTTCAAGTACTCCTACGAGAACGCCAAGGAACTCCTCGAATAG
- a CDS encoding exonuclease RecJ: protein MSTSGRSGTDGPASSASDAAARVREADFVRVLARADGDCLAAAGLLARACADRATPYQVRVGRFGETLADADAAGSDRDDSADGDSTADATDDSGDTTLAIGLDPAADVHLSADETPASVTAFDAAEQLGATPNAVLALAGVLAAGRPAGAGESAHLLERAREAGLSRRPGVGVPTDDLVDGLAHSTLAHADYSGDSEAVQATLAELGLPAELGDEAHRAVSSEFALAVTGAEGATDRAAESVERALRPHAIPGDESGGASDEESPDALAPFATVEGYADVLEAVARERPGAGVALALGHDARADALDAWRDHAERAHTVLREATTGRYDGLFALRTDDAPVETVARLLRDFRSPEPVALVVTDSEAAAAAVSESAVGAAMAEAARSVGGAGGGTPARGYARFDPETDAKEFLAAFREASP from the coding sequence ATGTCCACCTCGGGTCGAAGCGGAACCGACGGGCCAGCGTCGTCGGCCAGCGACGCGGCCGCCCGAGTGCGCGAGGCCGACTTCGTTCGAGTCCTCGCGCGCGCCGACGGCGACTGTCTGGCGGCCGCCGGACTCCTCGCTCGCGCCTGCGCCGACCGCGCGACGCCGTACCAAGTTCGGGTCGGGCGATTCGGCGAGACGCTGGCCGACGCGGACGCCGCTGGCTCCGACCGCGACGACTCCGCCGACGGCGATTCGACCGCCGACGCGACCGACGACTCCGGCGACACCACGCTCGCAATCGGTCTCGACCCCGCGGCCGACGTTCACCTGTCGGCCGACGAGACCCCGGCGAGCGTGACCGCCTTCGACGCCGCCGAGCAACTGGGCGCGACCCCGAACGCCGTGCTGGCGCTCGCGGGAGTCCTCGCCGCGGGTCGTCCCGCAGGCGCGGGCGAGAGCGCACACCTCCTCGAACGCGCCCGCGAGGCCGGTCTCTCGCGCCGACCCGGCGTCGGCGTGCCGACCGACGACCTCGTGGACGGCCTCGCCCACTCGACGCTCGCACACGCCGACTACTCGGGCGACAGCGAGGCCGTGCAGGCTACGCTGGCCGAACTCGGTCTCCCGGCCGAACTCGGCGACGAGGCCCATCGGGCGGTCTCCTCGGAGTTCGCGCTCGCAGTCACGGGAGCCGAGGGCGCGACCGACCGCGCCGCGGAGTCGGTCGAGCGCGCACTTCGACCGCACGCGATTCCGGGCGACGAGTCCGGTGGTGCCTCCGACGAGGAGTCCCCGGACGCGCTCGCGCCCTTCGCCACGGTCGAAGGCTACGCCGACGTGCTGGAGGCGGTCGCGCGCGAGCGACCGGGCGCTGGCGTCGCGCTGGCGCTCGGCCACGACGCGCGCGCCGACGCCCTCGACGCGTGGCGCGACCACGCCGAGCGCGCCCACACGGTCCTGCGCGAGGCCACGACCGGCCGATACGACGGCCTGTTCGCGCTCCGCACGGACGACGCGCCCGTCGAGACGGTCGCCCGTCTCCTGCGGGACTTCCGGTCGCCGGAGCCAGTCGCGCTCGTCGTGACCGACTCGGAGGCCGCCGCCGCGGCAGTCTCCGAGTCGGCCGTCGGCGCGGCGATGGCCGAGGCCGCACGGTCGGTCGGCGGCGCGGGCGGCGGCACGCCAGCCCGCGGCTACGCACGCTTCGACCCCGAGACGGACGCCAAGGAGTTTCTCGCCGCCTTCCGGGAGGCCAGCCCATGA
- a CDS encoding KEOPS complex subunit Pcc1 produces MSSRSDSEASAERADDESAGRSATIRTELDAADIVAASVRPDNTPEIDTRVEEFDGTDGVGDGVVVTAIERETTGGLRTTVDDYVVNLAVARQVVQAGNRFADKQSDTTQS; encoded by the coding sequence ATGAGTAGTCGCTCCGATTCGGAGGCGTCGGCCGAGCGCGCGGACGACGAGTCCGCCGGTCGCTCGGCGACGATTCGGACCGAACTCGACGCCGCCGACATCGTGGCAGCGTCGGTTCGCCCGGACAACACGCCCGAAATCGACACGCGCGTCGAGGAGTTCGACGGCACCGACGGCGTCGGCGACGGCGTGGTCGTCACCGCCATCGAGCGCGAGACGACCGGCGGCCTCCGGACGACGGTGGACGATTACGTGGTGAACCTCGCGGTGGCGCGGCAGGTCGTACAGGCAGGCAACCGATTCGCAGACAAGCAGTCAGACACAACTCAATCATGA
- a CDS encoding 30S ribosomal protein S3ae produces MSERSVSKQKQEKRWYTIHAPQQFDRQELGGTPADEPDKVLGRNIETTLGELKGDASENNTKLTFKINDVGSDSAYTEFIKHELTRDYLRSLVRRGASKVEAYITVLTTDDYRVQIQPVAFTTKDADASQEQAIRRTMIDIVEEAGKDRTFEDLIDSVVEGRLSSAIYGEAKTIYPLRRVEIQKATLEARPEEVAAEEETSVDVDEEEVEV; encoded by the coding sequence ATGAGCGAACGATCCGTATCCAAGCAGAAGCAGGAAAAACGGTGGTACACCATCCACGCTCCCCAGCAGTTCGACCGACAGGAGCTCGGTGGCACCCCCGCAGACGAACCGGACAAAGTTCTCGGTCGCAACATCGAGACGACGCTGGGCGAGCTGAAAGGCGACGCCAGCGAGAACAACACCAAGCTCACGTTCAAGATCAACGACGTGGGGAGCGACTCGGCGTACACCGAGTTCATCAAGCACGAGTTGACCCGCGACTACCTGCGGAGCCTCGTGCGCCGCGGTGCCTCGAAGGTCGAGGCGTACATCACGGTCCTGACGACCGACGACTACCGCGTCCAGATTCAGCCCGTCGCGTTCACGACCAAGGACGCCGACGCGAGCCAAGAGCAGGCCATCCGCCGGACGATGATCGACATCGTCGAGGAGGCCGGGAAGGACCGCACCTTCGAGGACCTCATCGACAGCGTGGTCGAGGGTCGGCTCTCCTCGGCCATCTACGGCGAGGCCAAGACCATCTACCCGCTCCGCCGCGTCGAGATTCAGAAGGCGACGCTGGAAGCCCGTCCCGAGGAGGTCGCCGCCGAAGAGGAGACCTCCGTGGACGTGGACGAAGAAGAAGTCGAAGTCTGA
- a CDS encoding cupredoxin domain-containing protein, which yields MDRRTFLAGAASVTAVGLAGCTALGGGTDAPSDYDVGMGSAFFRPEVVEIAAGETVVWANTGNRRHTVTAYQGQYPDGAEYFASGGFETEEAAIDGWQSGFEGHISPGGTYERTFEIPGEYHYYCIPHEPTGMVGKVVVTE from the coding sequence ATGGACCGCCGAACCTTCCTCGCCGGGGCCGCGAGCGTCACTGCCGTCGGTTTGGCCGGATGCACCGCGCTCGGGGGCGGGACCGACGCGCCGAGCGACTACGACGTGGGCATGGGGTCGGCGTTTTTCCGGCCCGAAGTGGTCGAAATCGCCGCGGGCGAGACCGTCGTCTGGGCGAACACGGGCAACCGGCGACACACCGTCACGGCCTACCAAGGCCAGTATCCCGACGGTGCCGAGTACTTCGCCTCGGGCGGCTTCGAGACCGAGGAGGCCGCCATCGACGGCTGGCAGAGCGGATTCGAGGGCCACATCAGCCCCGGTGGGACCTACGAGCGGACCTTCGAGATTCCCGGCGAGTACCACTACTACTGCATCCCTCACGAACCGACCGGGATGGTCGGGAAGGTCGTGGTGACGGAGTAG
- a CDS encoding protein sorting system archaetidylserine synthase (This PssA-like phosphatidyltransferase, along with a PssD-like decarboxylase, is required in Haloarchaea for the archaeosortase ArtA to replace the PGF-CTERM sorting signal with a C-terminal lipid anchor.) produces the protein MEPRFVGRLGVADAVTVANAALGFLAAVAATVEPELAARLVLLAAVADGLDGVVARKLGSTPAGEYLDSLADVASFGVAPAVLVFVVARGRWTLSEPSAVTIAVFSVPALFVAMAVVRLGLYTAYDVGNGHTEGVPSTLAATILAASVLAGVEEAPVLLAATGAFAYLMVTRVTYPDLFARDALAMGGLQALAILVPAAFGRAFPRLLLGAALAYLLLGPRFYWREAAPEEPVAETSAPEKSTSENSGTERSTADEATLDESTPDEPDVREVEGREVGDPRG, from the coding sequence ATGGAACCCCGGTTCGTCGGTCGGCTCGGCGTCGCCGACGCGGTGACGGTCGCCAACGCCGCGCTCGGCTTCCTCGCGGCGGTCGCCGCGACTGTCGAGCCGGAACTGGCCGCCAGACTGGTGTTGCTCGCCGCGGTCGCCGACGGTCTCGACGGCGTTGTCGCCCGGAAGTTAGGAAGTACGCCCGCGGGCGAGTATCTGGACTCGCTGGCCGACGTGGCCTCGTTCGGCGTCGCACCGGCCGTGCTGGTGTTCGTCGTCGCGCGCGGTCGCTGGACGCTCTCGGAACCCTCCGCGGTGACGATTGCAGTCTTCTCCGTGCCCGCGCTGTTCGTGGCGATGGCAGTCGTCCGATTGGGGCTGTACACGGCCTACGACGTGGGCAACGGCCACACCGAGGGCGTGCCGAGTACGCTCGCGGCGACGATTCTCGCCGCCAGCGTGCTGGCTGGCGTCGAGGAGGCCCCGGTTCTCCTCGCGGCGACGGGTGCGTTCGCCTACCTGATGGTGACGCGCGTGACCTACCCCGACCTGTTCGCCCGCGACGCGCTGGCGATGGGCGGGTTGCAGGCGCTGGCCATCCTCGTCCCGGCCGCGTTCGGTCGGGCGTTCCCCCGATTGCTTCTGGGGGCCGCGCTGGCGTACTTGCTCCTCGGGCCGCGGTTCTACTGGCGGGAGGCCGCTCCCGAGGAGCCAGTCGCCGAAACGTCCGCTCCCGAGAAGTCCACTTCCGAGAACTCCGGCACCGAGCGGTCCACCGCCGACGAAGCCACGCTCGACGAATCTACGCCCGACGAACCGGACGTGCGCGAGGTCGAGGGCCGAGAGGTCGGCGACCCGCGAGGGTGA
- a CDS encoding HEAT repeat domain-containing protein produces MSDEEEADETETEETPEADEEAEEESAEETELDTTPLSEEEIEAELDAAEEELDAAETEADLDDVEAHLDDIEGHVEEADLPEPDDEDDEGPREAFEDRLADLRSELEAQRGPYAEDVVEDVSATGTTVEETEWTDDGREELAEVVEAFVADIEEILGVSIAAPISTDIEDLAGAIEDAAVEIGEAGLDPDEDAETIAELQDAASDLEGGVDAAEEWDDLETREQMQAHGYYDVLDHRKDYPPEWHALKVWEKRGRADMVLLALDNFQSNFMEEHCKETLVRMGHPDSLEKMTELAQRRDEFAIETIGKIGDEEGLDAVLDYVDSDPGLAVPALKAVGEIGSDEATQDVADQLASDESQIRSQAARALGLIGDTRAIEPLADLLEDDEADEVRASAAWALNQIGTERALEAVRPYADDRAYLVQAEAEKAADSETRPAA; encoded by the coding sequence ATGAGCGACGAGGAAGAGGCCGACGAGACCGAAACCGAGGAGACGCCGGAAGCCGACGAAGAGGCCGAAGAAGAATCGGCCGAGGAGACGGAACTCGACACGACGCCGCTCTCCGAGGAGGAAATCGAAGCGGAACTCGACGCCGCCGAGGAGGAACTCGACGCCGCCGAGACCGAGGCCGACTTAGACGACGTGGAGGCCCACTTGGACGACATCGAGGGTCACGTCGAGGAGGCCGACCTCCCGGAACCAGACGACGAGGACGACGAGGGTCCCCGCGAGGCGTTCGAGGACCGCCTCGCGGACCTCCGGAGCGAACTCGAAGCCCAGCGCGGCCCCTACGCCGAGGATGTCGTGGAGGACGTGAGCGCGACCGGGACCACCGTCGAGGAGACCGAGTGGACCGACGACGGCCGCGAGGAGTTGGCCGAAGTGGTCGAGGCGTTCGTCGCGGACATCGAGGAGATTCTGGGCGTCTCCATCGCCGCGCCCATCTCGACCGACATCGAAGACCTCGCCGGAGCCATCGAGGACGCCGCGGTCGAAATCGGCGAGGCCGGACTCGACCCCGACGAGGACGCCGAAACCATCGCGGAACTGCAGGACGCCGCGTCGGACCTCGAAGGCGGCGTGGACGCCGCCGAGGAGTGGGACGACCTCGAAACCCGCGAGCAGATGCAGGCCCACGGCTACTACGACGTTCTCGACCACCGCAAGGACTACCCGCCGGAGTGGCACGCCCTCAAAGTCTGGGAGAAGCGCGGCCGCGCCGACATGGTTCTGCTCGCGCTGGACAACTTCCAGTCGAACTTCATGGAGGAACACTGCAAGGAGACGCTGGTCCGGATGGGCCACCCCGACTCGCTGGAGAAGATGACGGAACTCGCCCAGCGCCGCGACGAGTTCGCCATCGAGACCATCGGGAAAATCGGCGACGAGGAGGGCCTCGACGCCGTGCTGGACTACGTGGATTCGGACCCCGGTCTCGCCGTCCCCGCCCTCAAGGCGGTCGGCGAAATCGGGAGCGACGAGGCGACCCAAGACGTGGCCGACCAACTCGCGTCCGACGAGTCCCAGATCAGGAGTCAGGCCGCCCGCGCGCTCGGTCTCATCGGCGACACGCGCGCCATCGAACCGCTGGCCGACCTGCTGGAGGACGACGAGGCCGACGAGGTTCGCGCCAGCGCGGCGTGGGCGCTCAACCAGATCGGTACCGAGCGCGCGCTCGAAGCGGTCCGGCCCTACGCCGACGACCGGGCGTACCTCGTGCAGGCCGAAGCCGAGAAGGCGGCCGACAGCGAGACCCGGCCCGCGGCGTGA
- a CDS encoding DUF7837 family putative zinc-binding protein translates to MAYEPQTVGRCPNCGEAITRDYLLIEYESDGRPARFAECPDCRDVVHPSGE, encoded by the coding sequence ATGGCGTACGAACCGCAAACGGTCGGACGGTGCCCCAACTGCGGCGAAGCGATAACTCGCGACTACCTCCTCATCGAGTACGAGTCCGACGGCCGCCCCGCCCGCTTCGCGGAGTGTCCCGACTGCCGGGACGTGGTTCACCCCTCAGGCGAGTAG
- a CDS encoding phospholipase D-like domain-containing protein: MSRSPDFTPTLAAVLLVATVVSGAIPTVAASAAGPTSTLAAGTTANATGSTADAASTTTKVANSTVDASNTTTTTPDSTTATSDSTTTPDSVTTRVVNSTANATQPPEIVGLVPNPTADGDAGELVVLRAADRTNLSAWALADGEATVRLPNATVSGRVAVSTDPAAARNLTDARLLGLDGGLSLANGGETVRLVRGNETVASVTYRDAPEGERWHRTDAGRWQWTPLGATDFGVLRTGATEARAFVLPDAPAVPVETLRAADRRILLAGYSFSSPRVADLLADAARRGVEVRVLVDGAPVGGLTRRSAKMLDSLVARGVEVRVLGGPRSRYDFHHAKYAVADDRALVMTENWKPAGTGGHASRGWGAVVRSEEAADRLAALFAADADWRGTQSWSPFRRGESFTSAEGPPANDTYAGEFTPENVNASQSNVLIAPDNAEDALLDLLDSADESIRVQQVAIGGPRHSLLQASLRAASRGVEVRILLSSAWYVEEDNRALVEWLNDRATAENLSLEVRLADPRGRYEKIHAKGVVVDGEAAVVGSLNWNNHSARENREVAVVLRGEEAGDYYAETFDADWEASAGGSGNGGPNRVPVGLLAAVAVGALVAIGVAKREVVFEKSR, translated from the coding sequence GTGTCCCGTTCACCCGACTTCACGCCGACGCTCGCCGCCGTCCTCCTCGTCGCCACCGTCGTCTCCGGAGCAATCCCAACCGTCGCCGCGAGCGCGGCCGGACCGACCTCGACGCTCGCGGCCGGTACAACTGCGAATGCGACCGGTTCGACCGCGGACGCCGCCAGTACGACGACGAAGGTCGCCAATTCGACGGTAGACGCCAGCAACACGACCACGACGACTCCCGATTCGACTACGGCGACCTCCGATTCGACCACGACCCCCGATTCGGTCACGACGAGAGTCGTTAATTCGACGGCGAACGCCACCCAACCGCCCGAAATCGTCGGCCTCGTACCGAACCCGACGGCCGACGGCGACGCCGGGGAGTTGGTCGTCTTGAGAGCGGCCGACCGGACGAACCTCTCAGCGTGGGCGCTCGCCGACGGCGAAGCCACCGTCCGGCTCCCGAACGCCACCGTCTCGGGACGGGTCGCCGTCTCGACGGACCCCGCCGCCGCGCGCAACCTGACGGACGCTCGGCTCCTCGGACTCGACGGCGGACTCTCGCTGGCGAACGGCGGGGAGACCGTCCGACTGGTCCGTGGGAACGAGACCGTAGCGAGCGTCACGTACCGCGACGCGCCCGAGGGCGAACGCTGGCACCGCACCGACGCGGGTCGCTGGCAGTGGACGCCGCTGGGCGCGACCGACTTCGGCGTCCTCCGGACCGGCGCGACCGAGGCCCGCGCGTTCGTCCTGCCCGACGCGCCCGCCGTTCCGGTCGAGACCCTGCGGGCGGCCGACCGGCGGATTCTGCTGGCGGGCTACAGTTTCTCCTCGCCGAGAGTCGCCGACTTGCTGGCCGACGCCGCGCGCCGAGGAGTCGAGGTCCGCGTGCTGGTGGACGGCGCGCCCGTCGGTGGATTGACGAGGCGCTCGGCCAAGATGCTCGACTCGCTGGTCGCCCGCGGCGTCGAGGTCCGGGTCCTCGGCGGACCGCGGTCGCGCTACGACTTCCACCACGCGAAGTACGCCGTCGCCGACGACCGGGCGCTGGTGATGACCGAGAACTGGAAGCCAGCGGGCACCGGCGGCCACGCGAGTCGCGGGTGGGGCGCGGTCGTGCGGAGCGAGGAGGCCGCCGACCGACTCGCGGCCCTCTTCGCGGCCGACGCCGATTGGCGGGGTACCCAATCGTGGTCTCCGTTCCGCCGAGGCGAGAGTTTCACCTCGGCCGAGGGACCGCCCGCGAACGACACATACGCGGGCGAGTTCACCCCGGAAAATGTAAACGCTTCTCAAAGCAACGTTTTGATTGCTCCGGACAACGCGGAGGATGCTTTGCTCGACCTGCTCGACTCGGCGGACGAGTCGATTCGCGTCCAGCAGGTCGCCATCGGCGGGCCGAGACACTCACTCCTGCAAGCCTCGCTCCGGGCCGCGAGCAGGGGCGTCGAAGTCCGAATCCTGCTGAGTAGCGCGTGGTACGTCGAGGAGGACAACCGCGCGCTGGTCGAGTGGCTGAACGACCGCGCGACGGCCGAGAACCTGTCGCTGGAAGTCCGCCTCGCCGACCCCCGCGGGCGCTACGAGAAGATTCACGCCAAGGGCGTGGTCGTGGACGGCGAGGCCGCGGTGGTCGGCAGTCTCAACTGGAACAACCACTCCGCGCGGGAGAACCGCGAGGTCGCAGTCGTGTTGCGCGGCGAGGAGGCGGGCGATTACTACGCCGAGACCTTCGACGCCGATTGGGAAGCGAGCGCGGGCGGGTCAGGAAACGGCGGGCCGAATCGCGTGCCGGTCGGCCTGCTCGCGGCCGTGGCTGTCGGGGCGCTCGTCGCAATCGGGGTCGCAAAACGGGAGGTCGTCTTCGAAAAGAGTCGGTGA
- a CDS encoding DHH family phosphoesterase: MTASADSGEVVVYDLDPDCTLEDVSEGNYYHATVNGVVDYGVFVDLSDSVSGLAHESNYEGSYAVGDDLVVKLTEVRENGDLSFEPTELDDYETVEVGHDYDISDAGELSGAVGETVHLEGEIVQIKQTGGPTIFHVSDETGVVPCAAFEEAGVRAYPEVEIDDVVRVTGQVDERDNALQVEVDSLDVLTDGDADDVRERLSAALEERAEPHETEPLVEWPALTQMFPDLEEVARQLRRTVLESRPIRVRHHADGDGMCASIPVQYALEQFIQETHQDPEAKRHLFKRLPSKAPFYEMEDVTRDLNFALEDQARHGQKLPLLLMLDNGSTAEDVPAYKNLAHYDIPIVVVDHHHPDPEAVEPYVDAHVNPYLYDEDYRITTGMMCVELARMIWPPITEELRHVPAVAGLCDRSKADAMTDYVELAESEGYEEAFLRDVGEALDYEAHWLKYDAGRNLINDVLNVGNSDGDERHRELVSFLSETAESEVEDQLDAAMPHVEHERLDSDAHLYRIDVENHAHRFTYPAPGKTTGEIHDRKVQETGEPVITIGYGPDFAVLRSDGVRLDIPEMVTELNDEIVGGGVSGGGHLVVGSIKFVPGMREEVLDALVEKMADAEIDEELQSTTVGHEQDD, encoded by the coding sequence ATGACTGCTTCCGCTGACTCGGGCGAGGTCGTCGTCTACGACCTCGACCCGGACTGTACCCTCGAAGACGTTTCAGAGGGCAACTACTACCACGCCACCGTCAACGGCGTGGTCGATTACGGCGTGTTCGTGGACCTCTCGGACTCGGTCTCCGGACTCGCCCACGAGTCGAACTACGAGGGTAGCTACGCGGTCGGCGACGACCTCGTGGTGAAACTGACCGAGGTTCGGGAGAACGGCGACCTGAGCTTCGAGCCGACCGAGTTGGACGACTACGAGACCGTCGAAGTCGGCCACGACTACGACATCTCGGACGCTGGCGAACTCTCTGGCGCGGTCGGCGAGACCGTCCACCTCGAAGGCGAAATCGTCCAGATAAAACAGACCGGCGGCCCGACCATCTTCCACGTCAGCGACGAGACGGGCGTCGTCCCGTGCGCGGCGTTCGAGGAGGCCGGTGTCCGCGCCTACCCCGAGGTCGAAATCGACGACGTAGTTCGCGTGACCGGACAGGTAGACGAGCGCGACAACGCCCTGCAAGTCGAGGTCGATTCGCTGGACGTGCTGACCGATGGCGACGCCGACGACGTGCGCGAACGCCTCTCGGCCGCCCTCGAAGAACGGGCCGAACCGCACGAGACCGAACCGCTCGTGGAGTGGCCCGCGCTGACCCAGATGTTCCCCGACTTGGAGGAGGTCGCCCGCCAACTCCGCCGGACCGTCCTCGAAAGTCGCCCGATTCGGGTGCGCCACCACGCCGACGGCGACGGAATGTGCGCCTCGATTCCGGTTCAGTACGCCTTGGAGCAGTTCATCCAAGAAACGCATCAGGACCCCGAGGCCAAGCGCCATCTCTTCAAGCGCCTGCCGAGCAAGGCACCGTTCTACGAGATGGAGGACGTGACCCGCGACTTGAACTTCGCGCTGGAAGACCAAGCTCGACACGGCCAGAAGCTCCCGCTCCTGCTGATGCTCGACAACGGGAGTACCGCCGAGGACGTGCCCGCGTACAAGAACCTCGCGCACTACGACATCCCCATCGTCGTCGTGGACCACCACCACCCCGACCCCGAGGCGGTCGAGCCCTACGTGGACGCCCACGTCAACCCGTACCTCTACGACGAGGACTACCGCATCACGACCGGGATGATGTGCGTCGAGTTGGCCCGCATGATCTGGCCGCCCATCACCGAGGAGCTTCGCCACGTCCCCGCGGTCGCGGGCCTCTGTGACCGCTCGAAGGCCGACGCGATGACCGACTACGTGGAACTCGCCGAGTCGGAGGGCTACGAAGAAGCGTTCCTCCGCGACGTGGGCGAGGCGCTGGACTACGAGGCCCACTGGCTGAAGTACGACGCCGGGCGCAACCTCATCAACGACGTGCTGAATGTGGGCAATTCGGACGGCGACGAGCGCCACCGCGAACTCGTCTCGTTCCTCTCGGAGACCGCCGAGTCGGAGGTCGAAGACCAACTCGACGCCGCCATGCCCCACGTCGAACACGAGCGACTGGACAGCGACGCCCACCTCTACCGCATCGACGTGGAGAACCACGCCCACCGGTTCACCTACCCCGCGCCGGGCAAGACGACGGGCGAAATCCACGACCGCAAAGTGCAGGAGACCGGCGAACCGGTCATCACCATCGGCTACGGGCCGGACTTCGCGGTCCTGCGGAGCGACGGCGTGCGGCTGGACATCCCCGAGATGGTGACGGAACTCAACGACGAAATCGTCGGCGGCGGAGTTTCGGGCGGCGGACACCTCGTCGTCGGCTCCATCAAGTTCGTCCCCGGCATGCGCGAGGAGGTCCTCGACGCGCTGGTCGAGAAGATGGCCGACGCCGAAATCGACGAGGAGCTACAGAGTACGACGGTCGGCCACGAGCAGGACGACTGA
- a CDS encoding Mov34/MPN/PAD-1 family protein yields the protein MRLFRSSEILGIAEEALQFALAASEDAHPHEYMGFLRGEDARSLGLERDGTVITDVLVIPGTESNSVSATVKTSQIPNDFNSVGSVHSHPNGVLKPSKEDLATFGKGKVHIIIGYPYDRGDWQAFDRSGDPTELDVLDVSLPEGESFFDFTQADIDAELGYDFDEDAEP from the coding sequence ATGCGGTTGTTCCGGTCGAGCGAGATTCTCGGCATCGCCGAGGAGGCCCTCCAGTTCGCCCTCGCGGCCTCCGAGGACGCTCACCCTCACGAGTACATGGGCTTTCTCCGCGGGGAGGACGCCCGGTCGCTCGGACTCGAACGCGACGGGACGGTCATCACCGACGTGCTGGTCATCCCCGGCACCGAGTCCAACAGCGTGAGCGCCACGGTCAAGACCAGCCAGATTCCCAACGACTTCAACTCGGTCGGGTCGGTCCACTCCCACCCGAACGGCGTCCTGAAGCCGAGCAAGGAGGATTTGGCCACCTTCGGCAAGGGGAAAGTCCACATCATCATCGGCTACCCCTACGACCGCGGGGACTGGCAGGCGTTCGACCGGAGCGGCGACCCGACGGAGTTGGACGTGCTGGACGTGTCCCTGCCCGAGGGCGAGTCGTTCTTCGACTTCACGCAGGCCGACATCGACGCCGAACTGGGCTACGACTTCGACGAGGACGCGGAGCCGTGA
- a CDS encoding adenylyltransferase/cytidyltransferase family protein, with translation MTGEDAPTDEPATHVVAQGTFDVLHPGHVHYLRDAKAFGDRLTVIVARRENVTHKEPPILPNRQRRDMVEALDPVDDARVGHPEDIFAPIEELNPDVIALGHDQHHEEAAIEDELARRGIDCAVRRASPREPEYDEELLSTGRIIDRILEERG, from the coding sequence ATGACAGGCGAGGACGCACCGACCGACGAGCCAGCGACTCACGTCGTCGCGCAGGGGACGTTCGACGTACTTCACCCCGGACACGTCCACTACCTCCGAGACGCGAAGGCGTTCGGCGACCGACTCACCGTCATCGTCGCTCGCCGGGAGAACGTCACGCACAAAGAGCCGCCGATTCTGCCGAATCGCCAGCGCCGGGACATGGTCGAGGCGCTGGACCCCGTGGACGACGCCCGCGTGGGCCACCCCGAGGACATCTTCGCGCCCATCGAGGAGCTAAATCCGGACGTTATCGCCTTGGGTCACGACCAGCACCACGAGGAAGCGGCCATCGAGGACGAACTCGCCCGGCGGGGCATCGACTGTGCGGTCCGGCGCGCGAGTCCTCGGGAGCCGGAGTACGACGAGGAACTCCTCTCGACTGGCCGGATTATCGACCGGATTTTAGAAGAGCGCGGGTAG